The following are encoded together in the Pirellulales bacterium genome:
- a CDS encoding dihydrofolate reductase family protein — translation MRPLRYSINVTLDGCCDHRTIVPDEELHRHATENLRRADALVFGRVIYEMMETAFRPPVQSDAWPDSIKPFAQAIDAAQKYVVSSTLDRVDWNAELVRGDLAQAIEQLKRQPGKGLFTGGVKLPRTLAELGLIDEYEFVVHPVVVGHGPTLFAGISRRVDLKLIGRHEFASGAVAMRYEPRR, via the coding sequence ATGCGACCCCTTCGCTATTCCATCAACGTTACGCTCGACGGGTGTTGCGATCATCGGACCATCGTGCCGGACGAGGAATTGCATCGTCATGCGACGGAAAACCTGCGGCGTGCCGATGCGCTGGTGTTCGGCCGTGTGATCTATGAAATGATGGAGACCGCGTTCCGGCCGCCGGTGCAAAGCGATGCATGGCCTGATTCGATAAAGCCCTTCGCCCAGGCGATCGACGCGGCACAGAAGTATGTCGTGTCGAGTACACTGGACCGGGTTGATTGGAACGCGGAACTCGTGCGTGGGGATCTGGCACAGGCGATTGAGCAACTCAAACGTCAGCCGGGCAAGGGATTGTTCACCGGCGGCGTAAAGCTTCCGCGGACGCTCGCCGAATTAGGATTGATCGACGAGTACGAGTTCGTCGTGCATCCGGTCGTGGTGGGGCACGGCCCAACGTTGTTCGCTGGGATATCGCGGCGCGTCGACCTGAAGCTTATCGGCCGGCACGAGTTTGCCTCGGGGGCGGTGGCGATGCGGTACGAGCCGAGACGTTAG
- a CDS encoding PEP-CTERM sorting domain-containing protein produces MKFRMAVIVCCLGGYAMLPTAIASADTSYSVTDLGLLPGTTSADADAINDNGQIVGTTYLSSGATQAFLYEGQGPMQKLSTPTASRGYAINNSGQAVGDFNDRAAAFAADGTPIPLNGLNPQFQSSAEAINDSGEIVGAVFTNSSVLDVQAYSYSGAGPAQLLGTLGGTYSNATGINNSGQIVGMSYLSDGERHAFLYNGSGPLQDLGTLGGPYSGAEDINNHGQVVGFAAINGNDNHAFLYSGNGPIQDLGILPGESFGHAYAINDNGDIVGNSRDADLVWHAFIYTTGQMFDLNTLVGPAPSFWIEAALGINNLGQIVGYGPDATGQEHALLLTPVPEPTTLALCIIGLLGVLAHFGQRRTKVRSAVQD; encoded by the coding sequence ATGAAGTTCAGAATGGCGGTTATCGTCTGTTGCCTGGGTGGTTATGCAATGCTCCCTACCGCGATCGCGTCGGCCGACACATCGTACAGCGTTACGGACTTGGGCTTGCTCCCTGGCACCACCTCGGCTGACGCCGATGCTATCAACGATAACGGGCAAATCGTGGGCACAACGTATCTCAGTTCAGGCGCCACGCAGGCCTTTCTCTACGAAGGTCAGGGCCCCATGCAAAAGCTCTCCACGCCGACGGCCTCTCGAGGTTACGCAATCAATAACAGCGGACAGGCTGTTGGCGACTTCAACGATCGGGCCGCGGCCTTCGCGGCGGACGGAACGCCCATCCCCCTCAATGGACTAAACCCGCAGTTCCAGAGTTCCGCCGAAGCCATTAACGACAGCGGCGAAATCGTGGGCGCTGTCTTCACGAACTCGAGTGTCCTGGACGTCCAAGCCTACAGTTATTCCGGCGCCGGCCCGGCACAACTTCTCGGCACACTCGGCGGCACCTACAGCAATGCCACCGGTATCAATAACAGTGGGCAAATCGTCGGCATGTCCTACTTGAGCGATGGCGAACGCCACGCCTTTCTTTACAACGGCAGCGGCCCGCTGCAGGATCTCGGCACGCTCGGGGGACCCTATAGCGGCGCCGAAGACATCAACAATCACGGGCAAGTCGTGGGCTTCGCCGCCATCAACGGCAATGACAACCATGCGTTTCTCTATAGCGGCAATGGCCCCATACAAGATCTGGGCATTCTTCCCGGCGAATCGTTTGGCCACGCGTACGCGATCAACGACAACGGCGACATCGTGGGCAATTCTCGCGATGCCGATCTCGTATGGCATGCGTTCATTTACACCACCGGCCAGATGTTCGACTTGAATACTTTGGTCGGTCCGGCTCCGAGTTTTTGGATCGAGGCCGCGCTCGGCATCAACAACCTCGGACAAATCGTCGGCTACGGCCCCGACGCGACAGGCCAGGAACACGCCCTGCTACTGACCCCCGTTCCTGAACCGACGACCCTGGCCCTGTGCATCATCGGGCTACTTGGCGTACTGGCCCACTTCGGACAGCGACGGACAAAAGTTCGCAGCGCTGTTCAGGATTGA